Proteins from a single region of Haloterrigena alkaliphila:
- a CDS encoding DNA-methyltransferase, with amino-acid sequence METIHRAFVGDSRDLEAIDDASVDLVVTSPPYPMIEMWDDLFTELDPAVGDALEAGDGRAAFEAMHAQLELVWDELERVLVDGGIACLNVGDATRSVDGSFRVYANHARVLEAFESRGFDPLPDVLWRKPANSAAKFMGSGMIPPNAYVTLEHEYVLVFRKGGESREFEPGADRRYEAAYFWEERNRWFSDVWTEVRGELQDLGSDDLRDRSAAYPLEIPYRLICMYSAYGDTVLDPFWGTGTTTLAAMCAGRHSVGSELEAAFVERFTDSLDQVPGLSRSVGRARLERHREFVARRREEGKAFEYQATHYDTPVVTKMEREIRLREVESIDAVENGTGYEYRAEHAPLSLE; translated from the coding sequence ATGGAGACGATCCACCGTGCCTTCGTCGGCGACTCCCGGGATCTCGAGGCCATCGACGACGCCTCCGTCGACCTGGTCGTCACGTCCCCACCCTATCCGATGATCGAGATGTGGGACGACCTCTTCACGGAACTCGATCCCGCCGTCGGCGACGCGCTCGAGGCCGGCGACGGCCGCGCGGCGTTCGAGGCGATGCACGCCCAGCTCGAGCTCGTCTGGGACGAACTCGAGCGCGTGCTGGTCGACGGCGGCATCGCGTGTCTCAACGTCGGCGACGCGACCCGGTCGGTCGACGGTAGTTTCCGCGTCTACGCGAACCACGCGCGCGTCCTCGAGGCGTTCGAGTCGCGGGGGTTCGACCCCCTCCCGGACGTCCTCTGGCGAAAGCCCGCCAACAGCGCCGCCAAGTTCATGGGCAGCGGGATGATTCCGCCCAACGCCTACGTCACCCTCGAGCACGAGTACGTGCTCGTCTTTCGGAAGGGCGGCGAGAGCCGCGAGTTCGAACCGGGCGCCGACCGCCGGTACGAGGCCGCCTACTTCTGGGAGGAGCGCAACCGCTGGTTTTCGGACGTCTGGACCGAGGTCCGGGGCGAACTGCAGGACCTCGGCAGCGACGACCTCCGGGACCGATCGGCGGCCTACCCCCTCGAGATCCCCTACCGGCTGATCTGCATGTACTCGGCCTACGGGGACACGGTCCTCGACCCCTTCTGGGGGACCGGGACGACCACCCTCGCGGCGATGTGCGCCGGCCGTCACTCGGTCGGGTCGGAGCTCGAGGCGGCGTTCGTCGAGCGCTTTACCGACAGTCTCGATCAGGTTCCGGGGCTGTCGCGGTCGGTCGGCCGGGCGCGACTCGAGCGACACCGCGAGTTCGTCGCCCGTCGCCGCGAGGAGGGGAAAGCGTTCGAATATCAGGCGACCCACTACGACACGCCCGTCGTGACGAAGATGGAACGGGAGATTCGGCTGCGCGAGGTCGAATCGATCGACGCCGTCGAGAACGGAACGGGCTACGAGTACCGGGCCGAACACGCGCCGCTGTCGCTCGAGTGA
- a CDS encoding HalOD1 output domain-containing protein, whose protein sequence is MTEMTSRSPSAQATGRYVVQYDRLDTEPLSVAIVDAVATFRNRDVTELEPLHYAIDTDALERLFEPRADGVRDGGSVTFEYSDCLVTITAAGEIRIDSA, encoded by the coding sequence ATGACTGAGATGACTTCACGATCACCGTCCGCGCAAGCGACGGGACGATACGTTGTGCAATACGACCGACTCGACACCGAACCACTGAGCGTCGCCATCGTCGACGCCGTCGCGACGTTCCGGAACCGAGACGTGACCGAACTGGAGCCGCTTCACTACGCGATCGACACCGACGCGCTCGAACGCCTGTTCGAGCCCCGCGCGGACGGCGTCCGTGACGGCGGATCAGTTACCTTCGAGTACAGCGATTGTCTGGTAACGATCACCGCCGCCGGCGAAATCCGTATCGACTCGGCGTAG
- a CDS encoding PAS domain-containing protein — protein sequence MNRGLEGLETAPIRAHAVGSSTWLRTVRTGLDDGDVAVHGPFEPSELDAAPLEGANCVLTDDRDVLAALGDEWPVVYAVESPDTGAIDRLLSDGAADVIAKTTTDQPSLLAHRLRRAVESASARRTAARRAEWFESLLAHTDDLLILLDTDGSITYVGPSAEQVGGYDAERMLDTHFLEYVHPDDASALRADFDALCAADPGATTTAEYRCQHADRSWYEHEVVLTNRLGDETRRSPSRRSDSDGEIDGIVASIRDVSEIHRVERDLAESFDRVSDAVFALDPEWRFTSVNDRAATILDVDPAEAKGRKILELFPELRDTPFQEAALEATRTGDSTSLERYYEPSDRWYDVQLYPSSSGLSVYLQDVTDRVERKRDLKDRTERLETLVQNVPVVLFAFDDEGTITLAEGRALENLDAAADDVVGQSVFDVFEDYEGVLADFGAALEGESTHSSATLDGRVFEAWCRPITEDGTVERVIGTAVDVTERAQYQEALNALHEATSHLLTVESEQAACEYVVDVACDVLDLETVVYRFDDQRNELVPTAYSQGLEEAIGSPPRLQPGDGPAWTAFVEDTPGRFDDLADSSLTGEPPGNARSGLYVPIGEHGVLVALDPQPARYDDETFELAKLFARTAEAALDRITRTRRLHGHEWELKRQNRHLERLNAASQVRQDIEQLLLMADSRAEIERGICDRLADLESCSFAWIGEPDPGGTRIRPRVRAGHERGYLDAVAVTTVDDSAAEPTGRAARTRSPMAVENVADSVRDGSWRGDALSRSFQSVYAVPLVYDGFLYGVLALYCDDRDAFDEPLRSMLAELGETIGYAIDTVKRTAALRDDDVAVVELELDLEDAVPMGRLADRLGSRVEFEGRTTRAEDSPTIFAVVDGAVDPETTDPSDIEGIGDVAVIAETDAETLVQLRYTTPFLGAAVDAHGGTLRTLVADDDGVRATVVVPESIEIRDVLSELRRRGFAASLVARREDSTTARAAIDASARNSLLDRLTDRQREVVQTAYHGGFFEWPRRTTGEAIADSLDISAPAFHKHVRAVELKLFTALFDDSSSVGLHS from the coding sequence ATGAATCGCGGTCTCGAGGGGCTCGAAACGGCCCCGATTCGAGCCCACGCAGTCGGCTCCTCGACGTGGCTTCGGACGGTTCGAACGGGCCTCGACGACGGTGACGTGGCGGTCCACGGCCCGTTCGAACCGTCCGAACTCGACGCGGCACCCCTCGAGGGGGCAAACTGCGTGCTGACCGACGACCGAGACGTGCTCGCTGCGCTCGGCGACGAGTGGCCGGTGGTATACGCCGTCGAATCGCCGGATACCGGGGCGATCGATCGACTCCTGAGCGACGGCGCGGCCGACGTAATCGCGAAGACGACGACCGACCAGCCGTCGCTTCTCGCCCACCGGCTCCGCCGAGCCGTCGAATCGGCGTCGGCGCGTCGGACGGCTGCGCGCCGAGCGGAGTGGTTCGAGTCGTTGCTCGCCCACACCGACGACCTGCTGATCCTCCTCGATACGGACGGGTCGATCACCTACGTCGGCCCGTCGGCCGAGCAAGTCGGCGGCTACGACGCCGAGCGGATGCTCGACACGCACTTTCTGGAGTACGTCCACCCGGACGACGCGTCGGCGCTTCGGGCCGATTTCGACGCGCTGTGTGCGGCCGATCCCGGCGCGACGACGACCGCCGAGTACCGGTGCCAGCACGCGGACCGCTCCTGGTACGAACACGAAGTCGTCCTCACGAACCGACTCGGCGACGAGACACGACGGTCCCCGAGTCGCCGATCGGACTCCGACGGCGAGATCGACGGCATCGTCGCCTCGATCCGTGACGTGAGCGAGATCCATCGGGTCGAACGGGATCTGGCGGAATCGTTCGATCGAGTGAGCGACGCCGTCTTCGCGCTCGATCCGGAGTGGCGGTTCACGTCCGTCAACGATCGGGCCGCGACGATCCTGGACGTCGATCCGGCGGAGGCGAAAGGGCGGAAAATCCTCGAACTGTTCCCCGAACTCCGGGACACGCCCTTCCAGGAGGCGGCGCTCGAAGCGACGCGGACGGGGGATTCGACCTCCCTCGAGCGGTACTACGAGCCGAGCGATCGCTGGTACGATGTCCAGCTCTACCCGTCGTCGTCGGGGCTCTCGGTGTACCTGCAGGACGTCACCGACCGGGTCGAACGCAAGCGGGATCTCAAGGACCGAACGGAACGGCTGGAAACCCTCGTGCAGAACGTCCCCGTCGTCCTCTTCGCGTTCGACGACGAGGGGACGATCACCCTCGCGGAGGGACGCGCCCTCGAGAACCTCGACGCGGCCGCTGACGACGTTGTCGGCCAGTCGGTCTTCGACGTGTTCGAGGACTACGAGGGCGTCCTCGCCGACTTCGGCGCGGCGCTGGAGGGGGAGTCGACGCACTCGTCGGCCACGCTGGACGGCCGCGTCTTCGAAGCGTGGTGTCGGCCGATCACCGAGGACGGGACCGTCGAACGCGTGATCGGGACCGCCGTCGACGTCACCGAGCGCGCTCAGTATCAGGAGGCGCTGAACGCACTGCACGAGGCGACGAGCCACCTGCTGACCGTCGAATCCGAGCAGGCCGCCTGCGAGTACGTCGTCGACGTCGCTTGCGACGTCCTCGACCTCGAGACCGTCGTCTACCGCTTCGACGACCAGCGAAACGAGCTGGTGCCGACGGCCTACTCGCAGGGGCTCGAGGAAGCGATCGGTTCGCCGCCGCGGCTCCAGCCCGGCGACGGGCCCGCCTGGACCGCGTTCGTCGAGGATACGCCCGGCCGGTTCGACGACCTCGCCGATTCGTCACTGACCGGCGAACCGCCCGGTAACGCCCGGAGCGGGCTCTACGTTCCGATCGGTGAACACGGCGTCCTCGTCGCGCTCGATCCCCAGCCGGCTCGGTACGACGACGAGACGTTCGAACTCGCAAAACTGTTCGCCAGGACGGCCGAAGCGGCGCTCGACCGGATCACCCGCACGCGACGCCTCCACGGTCACGAGTGGGAACTCAAGCGACAGAACAGGCATCTCGAGCGGCTCAACGCCGCCAGTCAAGTTCGACAGGACATCGAACAGTTGCTCCTGATGGCCGACTCCCGCGCCGAGATCGAACGCGGAATCTGCGATCGCCTCGCCGACCTCGAGTCGTGTTCGTTCGCCTGGATCGGGGAGCCGGACCCGGGCGGGACCCGGATTCGGCCGCGGGTCCGAGCGGGCCACGAACGGGGCTATCTCGACGCGGTCGCGGTGACGACCGTCGACGACTCCGCCGCCGAGCCGACGGGCCGTGCGGCGCGAACGCGGTCGCCGATGGCCGTCGAAAACGTCGCCGATTCGGTCCGCGACGGATCGTGGCGGGGGGACGCCCTCTCGCGGAGCTTCCAGTCGGTGTACGCCGTTCCGCTCGTCTACGACGGGTTCCTCTACGGCGTGCTCGCCCTCTACTGCGACGACCGGGACGCGTTCGACGAACCGCTTCGATCGATGCTCGCGGAACTCGGCGAGACCATCGGCTACGCGATCGACACGGTCAAGCGAACCGCCGCGCTGCGCGACGACGACGTCGCCGTGGTCGAACTCGAACTCGATCTCGAGGACGCGGTTCCGATGGGTCGACTCGCCGATCGGCTGGGGTCGCGCGTCGAGTTCGAGGGTCGGACGACGCGCGCGGAGGACTCGCCGACGATCTTCGCAGTGGTCGACGGGGCGGTCGATCCCGAGACGACCGATCCGTCCGACATCGAGGGAATCGGCGACGTCGCCGTCATCGCGGAAACCGACGCGGAAACGCTGGTTCAGCTCCGGTATACGACGCCGTTTCTCGGCGCGGCGGTCGACGCCCACGGCGGCACGCTCCGAACGCTGGTCGCCGATGACGACGGCGTCCGTGCGACCGTCGTCGTCCCGGAATCGATCGAGATCAGGGACGTCCTGTCGGAACTGCGCCGCCGCGGGTTCGCGGCGTCACTGGTCGCCCGTCGCGAGGACTCGACGACCGCTCGCGCTGCGATCGACGCGTCCGCCCGGAATTCGCTGCTCGATCGGCTGACGGACCGACAGCGAGAGGTCGTCCAGACGGCGTACCACGGCGGCTTCTTCGAGTGGCCGCGTCGGACGACCGGTGAAGCGATCGCCGACTCGCTGGACATCTCCGCGCCGGCGTTTCACAAACACGTCCGAGCCGTCGAGTTGAAGCTCTTTACCGCGCTGTTCGACGACTCGTCGTCCGTGGGGTTACACAGTTAA
- a CDS encoding A/G-specific adenine glycosylase, whose translation MSERDDGADTDGGTGPDEWSLPEDLEAVREALIAWYEADHREFPWRRTDDPYEILVSEVMSQQTQLDRVVEAWEEFLERWPTTTDLAAADRADVVGFWTDHSLGYNNRAKYLHEAAGQVEEEYDGDFPRTPDELQELMGVGPYTANAVASFAFNNGDAVVDTNVKRVAYRAFSIPDDDAAFEDAASDLMPAGRSRVWNNAIMELGGVACTQTPKCDEVGCPWREWCDAYASGDFTAPDVPTQPSFEGSRRQFRGRVIGTLREYDELELNTLGHRVRVDYAPDGEYGREWLTGLLTDLESDGLVDLERSGSDDQLVARLRR comes from the coding sequence ATGAGTGAGCGCGACGATGGTGCCGATACTGACGGGGGCACCGGCCCCGATGAGTGGTCCCTGCCCGAGGACCTCGAGGCCGTCCGCGAGGCCCTGATCGCGTGGTACGAGGCCGACCACCGCGAGTTTCCGTGGCGCCGGACCGACGACCCCTACGAGATCCTGGTCAGCGAGGTGATGAGCCAGCAGACCCAATTGGATCGCGTGGTCGAGGCCTGGGAGGAATTCCTCGAGCGCTGGCCGACGACGACGGATCTCGCGGCGGCCGACCGGGCCGACGTGGTCGGCTTCTGGACGGACCACAGCCTCGGCTACAACAACCGGGCGAAGTACCTCCACGAGGCCGCGGGGCAGGTCGAGGAGGAGTACGACGGTGACTTCCCCCGTACGCCCGACGAACTGCAGGAACTCATGGGCGTCGGTCCCTACACCGCCAACGCCGTGGCGAGTTTCGCCTTCAACAACGGCGACGCGGTCGTGGATACGAACGTCAAACGGGTCGCCTACCGCGCCTTCTCGATCCCAGACGACGACGCGGCCTTCGAGGACGCGGCGAGCGACCTCATGCCCGCGGGCCGATCGCGGGTCTGGAACAACGCGATCATGGAACTGGGCGGCGTCGCCTGCACGCAGACCCCGAAGTGTGACGAAGTCGGCTGCCCGTGGCGCGAGTGGTGTGACGCCTACGCCAGCGGCGACTTCACCGCTCCCGACGTCCCCACCCAGCCCTCCTTCGAGGGGAGTCGCCGACAGTTCCGCGGCCGCGTGATCGGAACCCTCCGCGAGTACGACGAACTCGAGTTGAACACGCTCGGCCACCGCGTCCGGGTCGACTACGCCCCCGACGGCGAGTACGGTCGCGAGTGGCTCACGGGCCTGCTTACCGACCTCGAGTCGGACGGACTGGTCGACCTCGAGCGAAGCGGCTCTGACGACCAACTCGTCGCACGATTGCGGCGGTAG
- a CDS encoding HalOD1 output domain-containing protein, which yields MGTGVSPSHSIVTQIAAAEGIDPTELRPPLHAVVDPAALDRLVDSCEPGASDDRVRIEFEYCGYTVRVSGTGDVDVIGASQLGGSSPDSAEESHGD from the coding sequence ATGGGGACGGGGGTCTCACCGAGTCACAGCATCGTCACACAGATCGCCGCGGCCGAGGGCATCGACCCGACGGAGCTGCGGCCGCCGCTTCACGCAGTCGTCGATCCGGCCGCGCTCGATCGGTTGGTCGACTCGTGCGAGCCAGGCGCGAGCGACGACCGCGTGCGTATCGAATTCGAATACTGCGGCTATACGGTCCGGGTCTCCGGAACGGGAGACGTGGACGTGATCGGAGCGAGCCAACTCGGCGGCTCGAGTCCGGATTCGGCGGAGGAGTCACACGGCGACTGA
- a CDS encoding NADPH-dependent FMN reductase, producing the protein MSDVHVAAVCGSLRDASRTHLALERVLEAAERAGATTELLDLREFDLPIFDADRDREEAGDAAELATRLREADAIVLGSPMYHGSYSSPLKTALDYCGFDEFRGKTVGLLAVSGGAFPVTALEHVRSVCRSLNAWVIPHEAAIPNSRAAFEDGEFADPTLEERVATLGRRAVQYATIEPEPDSFESDQNVGAEGK; encoded by the coding sequence ATGTCCGACGTACACGTCGCCGCGGTCTGTGGCAGTCTCCGCGACGCGAGTAGGACCCACCTCGCCCTCGAGCGCGTGCTCGAGGCCGCCGAACGTGCCGGCGCGACCACCGAACTGCTCGATCTGCGCGAGTTCGACCTTCCGATCTTCGACGCGGATCGAGACCGCGAGGAGGCGGGCGACGCCGCGGAACTCGCGACTCGACTGCGGGAAGCCGACGCCATCGTCCTCGGCTCGCCGATGTACCATGGCTCCTACTCCTCGCCGCTGAAGACGGCCCTCGACTACTGCGGGTTCGACGAGTTCAGGGGGAAAACGGTCGGCCTGCTCGCGGTCTCGGGCGGCGCCTTCCCCGTGACGGCACTCGAGCACGTGCGATCGGTCTGCCGGTCGCTGAACGCGTGGGTGATCCCCCACGAGGCGGCGATCCCCAACTCGCGCGCGGCGTTCGAGGACGGCGAGTTCGCCGACCCGACACTCGAGGAGCGCGTCGCCACGCTGGGTCGGCGAGCGGTCCAGTACGCCACGATCGAACCGGAGCCGGACTCGTTCGAGAGCGACCAGAACGTCGGCGCCGAGGGCAAGTAA
- a CDS encoding cupin domain-containing protein yields MALDEYADALADLDPAEGEVETAELVVTDDVLVKAFALGPDAELEPHDHPDSTNVFHVLEGTVTVIRDEESESIAGPGVVHHERGAVHGARNETDERVVFTASLCPLPS; encoded by the coding sequence ATGGCGCTCGACGAATACGCCGACGCGCTCGCCGACCTCGATCCCGCCGAGGGCGAGGTCGAAACGGCGGAACTGGTCGTTACCGACGACGTGCTCGTCAAGGCGTTCGCCCTCGGGCCGGACGCCGAACTCGAGCCCCACGACCACCCCGACAGCACGAACGTCTTCCACGTGCTCGAGGGGACGGTAACCGTGATTCGAGACGAGGAGAGCGAGTCGATCGCGGGCCCCGGCGTCGTACACCACGAACGCGGCGCGGTCCACGGCGCGCGAAACGAGACCGACGAGCGGGTCGTGTTCACGGCGAGTCTCTGTCCCCTGCCCTCGTAG